In Microplitis mediator isolate UGA2020A chromosome 9, iyMicMedi2.1, whole genome shotgun sequence, the DNA window taattgtcttgctCATTATCTCGCTCATTGTTTCGATGATGGTCTTGCTAATTGTCTCGCTCATCATCTCAATCATTGTTTCGATGATGGTCTTTCTAGTTGTCTTGCTAATTGTTCTTCTGATTATCCTGCTAACTGTCTCGCTTATCATCTCGCTCATTGTCTTGCTGTTTGTCTCGCTCATTATCTCGCTCATTGTTTCGATGATGGTCTCGCTAATTGTCTTGCTAGTTGCCTTGCTGATTGTCTCGCTGATTGTGTTACTGATTGTCTTGCTAATTGCCTGGCTAGTTGTCTCGTTAATTGTCTTGTTGATTGTCTTGTaggtttttttgctaattgttGTACTAATTGTCTTccaaaataacattttaaaagtatttgtaCATTTGATTCaactaaaattactttttgaaaCCGTAAAACTTGCTGCTCAACTTGCaatattgtcatttttatatgaaacttATAAAAtgtcttacaaaattttttgatcataTTTAGTTCCATCATGTTCCTATAAAGTTTGAATCATGTAAATGtatcagaataaaaaattttttttcgttataatgaaatattgttttttttttaatccaaaaaatttaatgcaaaCCAAGTATTATGAAGCCATAGAAAATATTCTTTatgcaaataaattattttgcagAAGAGCAAAGAGCAACGAGTTTcctatgaaatatttattttaaaaactaattgaaTTTGTAGGTCGTGAAAAGTTATAAGtgcatattaattttactagtaattttttttatttttcgtgaaaataattatttcttagtTTACATAGACCTGATTTAATCACTTTTACACAATATGACTTGATGAATAATTTCGCGTGCcgaatgccaaaagggcgtagaattttttttttgtgccaatGGTTTTGTAAACATGATCTAAgtctaaaaatgaaaaaaaaatttccaaagccaaaagggcgtatgtaTCAAATACCAGCTCTCCACCATACGCTAAACGTGGCGTTGAATATAGGAACGAATATTAAACTTCATTATCCCTAGCTtataactattaattatttggaaCTTTTctagttgattaaaaattaaagttaatgattattttaattacattagaCTGTCCAAGATGATGAAAAATCAAAGCTACTACCATCGAAAATGTTGactttttcaaaactttttttttcatacaaacaaattttcatacaaaaaatttcaaaaaaaaaattttttatatgctcTTTTGGCATGGAACCCTATCTAATTGCTgtaatacgcccttttggcatttggcacgcgatatcttattgacattttttttcatcataacCTTAATTTTGACGTTCTTTTATGacattcaatattaaaatatatacactttTGATGCCACATGACACGTTCAATATTCTAACACTTAAAATCTATATGACTCCTCATGGTTTACCAGAACATATCTGGATCGCTGTCATCAAGTTTCGGGCGcgagttttaattttgaagtatCACGatcattaaaagttattaccATTTACGACACTATCACATACTtctgataaatttatgtaGAAATCACCAAATCACATTGAATTTCAATGATATTTTTGGTTTAGCCAAATAGATTCCTCTTCAGGTTCGTGACATGGTGAAGAGTCGCAGTGCCCATAATATTAAAGATTTCTGTGGCACTTCTACGAATAGACCCTGTCGTAGTATAAATATAACCCGCTATGTGTATCATTTCTTGCAACGCAAGTAATGAATGAATTTCCTCAATAAtactttaatttcaaatttagacAACGCTGTGGATAGCCAATGTTTGATATGCATTTCTTTGAGCTTTTTATATATcctgaaaatgatttttttcttgatcaATATTTcgataataaaacaaatgatTGATGATGCCAATCCAATACCCAATAGGATGAAAGAAAATATCAGGTCGTCAAATACGATCGGACGATAAGGAACGAATGATCGTGCTTTTAAAGTTTCTATCCTACGAACCTCTTTAGCAGTTAGATCTGTTGTCCATTTATACGACAATCCTGAATGTAAGCCCCATATTGCGACATCGTTTATTCGTGATGCTAAAGGCCAGTTGATGCGCATCTTAAACGCATCATACCCTGATAAAAATGACCTCTTCGCTACATGGAACTTCTCACTGTCGACAAATGGCAATATTCTATTATCATTGTCGATACAAACTACCGAATCGTTTTTAATACAATGTACGCAGCCATGCTTGTCAAATCTGTGTATGTTTTTCTTTTGTATCAAGTGATTTTCTAAAGAACTTTTCATAATATGATTAGCATAGATTATCTGATAAAGGGGATTCTCGAGGTCTTTTAGAGTCTCAACGTTTTTTCGGTACTCAGCTTTAGTTAGAAATCCAGCAAGTCGTCCGCTAAATGTTCcgtgaattattaaaaaatacaaaaaaatcattgaaaaaaatatccgaCTTTTTGCGGTGTCAATTCGCGTTTTTATGTCAGCATTTATCAAAAGCCGAAGGATTTCAAATACTGCGAATGATAAGTCATGCTCAGATAAATAGACGACGATGAATGTTATTGCGAGAATTATAACTGTTGAGATGACTGTTAAGTAGCCGTAGTAGTTGTAGATTTTTTCCAATGGAGTAAGTAGTCCACTATTGtaggttaatattttataggaatagtAACTTAGTGGCTGGGAATATGTACTAAAGCTGGAGATTTTGAAACTTTCCGAGGCATAGCGTGCTAAAGTGGCATCATACATTCTGTAAATATCAGGTGTGGTGTTTTTCATCTTTCGCCCCTTAATTCTCTTCATGATGCTTACATTCATTGCTTTCTCGATCATTCTTTCGATTTCTGAATAACCGAATAATGGAAGTTGAGTCGTTATCTCAAATACTCGAAAACCATCTAAATGTTCAGTTCGATCAAATTTGAATCCCTGACAGATATTTTCTGAAATGAACGCATGTGATAATGAATGGTAGTCATCTAAATTTAACTCAAGACATTGAATAAATACCTTTTAGATACGGCCGATAGTGAATTGTCCAACGGTTATATAATTTTCGCTTTGAAGAAATAGATGGTAGTTTAACTTTTTCCCACATAAATGTCGTGCGATCCGTGTAGGGATTGAATGTATAAATTGTCAAACCTTTTTTTGAATCTAAACATAGCGCGTACACGATAAGGAAATTGCAATCCCATAACttccaaaaattaatgataaatgatTCGTTAATTTCCTCTTTTTTGCATGTCATTAATACCATGATTTGATTAGTTGatgtatttaaattgttaCAATTTGATAatgttgaattgaaattttctaattgATGATCGTTCACTATCATCAAATCAATTTTCTTATGATAGTAATCTATTTccttaattaatgataatgccTCTAGTTGTACAGTTGcaaattgatgtaaatttttgattgtttcAATCGTTGAGACATTGTGGTGACCACAAAACAATATATTTTGCACTTCAGGGAaacaattttcaattatattgagcttcaaacaaaaaatcatgAATTAATCATAACATTATTATGGCATTTCGTAcgaaaatcaataaaattttacatacctaggccagtgaaatgataaaagtctcagatcacatgtaattgttgtcTGAGGTgaagccgaggctgacaaacatgtggtttgaggctttttttttactggccaaggtgcttacactatttttctgctcgacgaattcggaaagttgcaacttcgttcAGCGCAGCGGCTTGAAAGCTGCTACTTTCCAGCCGGAGgacagaaaaaatatgtagtaATCATAACTAATATCATGGAGCTAACACATGTACACAGTggggtaataaaaataaaggtaGCGCTGTTGTTTTTGTTTGTCAGTCATGCAACTCCACATTGGAGTATAGAGTATAAATTATGCGATAATATTTACTCCAGAAATAGTCATGCCAACTAATTCTTATGAAATTGTATTGTTAAAGAATCCACAGGATAAGTTTCTCTACATTGAGTAGTAACTGAGTCTACAAATTTTTACCCTAGTCGAATAGTCAATAGAATTtcttaaattgttaattttgcTACTTCATTTGTTAATGAAATGACGACAAAGTggagtttaatttttactagGTTTTTATGGTTAGTTTGAAgccagattttttattaaatttgtatgagcTATTATAGAAATATCGTCATGAAAACTATGGGGATTGATCTAAGAATTCGTCTAGAATTCAATGAGAAATCATACGGTTTTCAAGTCTTATTTCTAGATGTGCAGCTGACTGATCTTAGAAATCTGATCGCAGGCAACAGATCTTACCGACAACTGAACCAGCGACGATCTAATCGATTCTTAAGGTAAGAAGGCTCAATCACATTACTACTTATGTTACTAGACCACCTATAGGTTGGAAAAGATCTCGTTAGGATCAGGTGTTGATGATAAGTAATTTGGGATCAGTTGAACCGAATCCTTGCATTCATTTTTTAGACAGTACATCTTTATAAACTGATTTTTATTACTCACCATTGCGTCATCAATTATAGAAACTTCCGAAGTGTTTGGAAGTGTTATCACATTTCCGTTACTTGAATGTAATCCAAA includes these proteins:
- the LOC130674233 gene encoding fap1 adhesin-like; protein product: MTILQVEQQVLRFQKTISTTISKKTYKTINKTINETTSQAISKTISNTISETISKATSKTISETIIETMSEIMSETNSKTMSEMISETVSRIIRRTISKTTRKTIIETMIEMMSETISKTIIETMSEIMSKTISKTISKIIRDDKPL